In Pleurocapsa sp. PCC 7319, the following are encoded in one genomic region:
- the rpiA gene encoding ribose-5-phosphate isomerase RpiA produces the protein MTDPVKTMKQEVGKAAAARVKSDSIVGLGSGSTAAYAIEYIGDRLAKGEIKNVVGVPTSFQAEVLAKEYKIPLATLDVIDHIDIAIDGADEVDPQKNLIKGGGAAHTREKVVDSLAKEFVVVVDGGKLVDKLGSTFLLPVEVIPMAVAPVMRSLKQLGGTPKLRMGVKKAGPVVTDQGNLVIDVKFEHIKNPAEMEKTINNFPGVLENGLFVGVADIVLVGKIVDGKPEISEF, from the coding sequence ATGACTGATCCTGTCAAAACCATGAAGCAAGAAGTGGGTAAGGCTGCCGCTGCCCGTGTCAAATCAGACTCTATTGTCGGACTAGGATCGGGTTCAACTGCTGCTTATGCCATTGAGTATATTGGCGATCGCCTAGCTAAAGGCGAAATTAAGAATGTAGTGGGAGTTCCTACTTCTTTTCAAGCAGAAGTATTGGCAAAAGAATATAAGATACCTCTTGCTACTCTCGATGTGATTGACCATATTGATATTGCGATCGATGGTGCGGATGAAGTCGATCCACAAAAAAACTTAATTAAAGGCGGTGGTGCAGCCCACACACGAGAAAAAGTAGTAGACTCTCTAGCTAAAGAATTTGTCGTGGTGGTAGATGGTGGCAAGTTAGTTGACAAATTAGGCTCAACTTTTCTGTTGCCAGTAGAAGTGATTCCCATGGCAGTCGCTCCAGTAATGCGGAGTTTAAAACAACTAGGTGGAACTCCCAAACTACGAATGGGAGTTAAAAAAGCTGGTCCCGTGGTCACAGACCAAGGAAATTTAGTAATTGACGTAAAATTTGAGCACATTAAAAATCCTGCTGAAATGGAAAAAACGATCAATAATTTCCCAGGGGTCTTAGAAAATGGTTTATTTGTTGGTGTAGCTGATATTGTCTTAGTTGGAAAAATTGTCGACGGAAAACCCGAGATTAGCGAGTTTTGA
- a CDS encoding NblA/ycf18 family protein translates to MSHSTELSLEQQFNIRSFETQVKSMSHEQAQEFLVKLYEQMLLRDNMYKDFIRHQWGIDTPPRI, encoded by the coding sequence ATGTCCCATTCAACAGAGCTTTCCCTGGAACAGCAGTTCAATATTCGCTCTTTCGAAACTCAAGTTAAAAGTATGAGCCATGAGCAGGCTCAGGAATTTCTGGTCAAACTATATGAACAGATGTTGCTCAGAGACAATATGTATAAGGACTTTATTCGTCATCAATGGGGTATAGATACCCCTCCCAGAATATAA
- a CDS encoding dynamin family protein, which yields MDNSIVDRALVQYQSDLNNLLNQLQSFAVEINNQQLQVTISNLRNNINEPFLFVVVGEVKAGKSSFVNALLQADICKTAADPCTDVIQQIVYGEEKFEQPINQYLRKIGLPNEILKTLSIVDTPGTNTIVDNHQEITKEFIPNSDLIFFVFFAKNPYTRSAWELLDYVNTEWRKKVVFILQQSDLTKPEELAKNKEKLAELAQQKGLQSPVIFATSVELEVNGEPEHSGFTDVRNYIQQTLKDGGTKKLKLQGVAKTSEQIVVLIKKDLLSLQKQLAKDQEIVSKIKAKLQQNKRQSSFELESLINRLLSKYDKITARVKQDFRQELSIFTLIKGSFAVLFRTKKSAPSWMDELKQSCEAELKDSLGEISQDGIKHFVGGIRGLLQSLVDDLQGIKVNQISNSIITVNTIESRQEIVEDVQQKVSSLLDDKSFMHSIESVNASVAPRFLGGGAATVAGTAIAALTEIVLLDIIGTAFAGVGIIFAGGTLILKKRKIINQFETKLDQEKARFESELSDKLNSKLDIIYEEIERNFVNIYDYVEGEERKVLPLLASFQKIEQDAQEILGKVSI from the coding sequence ATGGATAATTCTATTGTTGATCGAGCATTAGTTCAATATCAATCAGATTTAAATAACCTCTTAAATCAATTACAAAGTTTTGCCGTTGAAATTAATAATCAGCAATTACAAGTAACTATTAGTAATTTACGCAACAATATCAATGAGCCATTTTTGTTTGTGGTGGTAGGAGAAGTTAAAGCAGGTAAAAGTAGTTTTGTTAATGCTTTGCTCCAGGCAGATATTTGTAAAACTGCTGCCGACCCCTGTACTGATGTCATTCAACAAATTGTCTATGGTGAAGAGAAATTTGAGCAACCGATCAATCAATATTTACGCAAAATCGGTTTGCCCAACGAGATCTTAAAAACTTTATCAATTGTGGATACCCCTGGAACCAATACCATAGTTGATAATCATCAAGAAATCACAAAAGAATTTATTCCCAATAGTGACCTCATCTTTTTTGTCTTCTTTGCCAAAAATCCCTATACTCGTAGTGCTTGGGAATTGTTAGATTATGTCAATACTGAATGGCGTAAAAAAGTAGTCTTTATTCTCCAACAGTCAGATCTTACTAAACCCGAAGAATTAGCCAAAAATAAAGAGAAGCTAGCAGAATTAGCTCAACAAAAGGGTCTCCAATCTCCCGTAATCTTCGCTACTTCTGTGGAGTTAGAAGTAAATGGGGAACCTGAGCATAGTGGCTTTACAGACGTTAGAAACTATATTCAGCAGACTTTAAAAGATGGTGGTACTAAAAAATTAAAGCTTCAAGGGGTAGCTAAAACTAGCGAACAAATTGTAGTTTTAATTAAAAAAGACTTACTTTCGCTCCAGAAGCAGTTAGCTAAAGATCAAGAAATAGTAAGTAAAATTAAAGCTAAATTACAACAAAACAAGCGACAATCTAGCTTTGAACTAGAATCCCTGATTAATCGACTACTGAGTAAGTACGATAAAATCACTGCTAGGGTAAAACAGGATTTTCGCCAAGAATTATCTATATTTACCCTAATTAAGGGTTCGTTTGCAGTTTTATTTCGCACGAAAAAGTCAGCCCCCTCCTGGATGGATGAATTAAAGCAAAGTTGCGAAGCTGAGTTAAAAGATTCTCTAGGAGAAATATCTCAGGATGGTATTAAGCATTTTGTTGGCGGTATTAGAGGACTATTACAGAGCCTAGTCGATGATTTACAGGGGATAAAAGTCAATCAAATTAGTAATAGTATTATTACCGTAAACACTATCGAAAGTCGTCAAGAAATTGTTGAGGATGTTCAGCAAAAAGTATCTAGTTTACTTGACGATAAATCTTTTATGCATTCGATTGAGTCAGTAAATGCCAGTGTCGCCCCCAGATTTCTTGGTGGTGGTGCTGCTACCGTTGCGGGGACAGCGATCGCTGCTTTAACGGAGATTGTATTATTAGATATTATTGGAACAGCTTTTGCTGGAGTAGGTATTATATTTGCTGGAGGCACATTAATTCTGAAAAAGCGCAAGATTATTAATCAGTTTGAAACGAAACTAGATCAAGAAAAAGCTCGTTTTGAAAGTGAACTATCTGATAAGTTGAATTCTAAACTAGACATTATCTACGAAGAAATAGAGCGCAATTTTGTGAATATCTATGATTACGTCGAAGGAGAAGAAAGGAAAGTATTACCCTTACTGGCAAGTTTTCAGAAAATTGAACAAGATGCCCAAGAAATTCTAGGCAAGGTGAGCATCTAG
- a CDS encoding RNA-binding protein, with translation MSIRLYVGNLPKEEIDREALAKMFTEEGQQISTKVIKDRKTGKCRGFAFVTVPTDEVADQFIEKYNGQSFMDNPLKIEKALPRSKGDEGGSSAEGGDAPKRKGGNNKRNKKQGSSGQKQQGSIQPDPRWADELAKLKEMLASANN, from the coding sequence ATGTCTATTCGTCTATACGTTGGTAACTTACCTAAAGAAGAAATTGATCGTGAAGCCTTGGCAAAAATGTTTACTGAAGAGGGGCAACAGATATCCACTAAAGTAATTAAAGACCGTAAAACAGGAAAATGTCGCGGTTTTGCTTTTGTTACTGTTCCCACTGATGAAGTTGCTGATCAATTCATTGAGAAATACAACGGTCAATCCTTTATGGACAATCCTCTTAAAATTGAGAAGGCTTTACCTCGTTCTAAAGGAGATGAAGGTGGGTCATCTGCTGAAGGAGGAGACGCTCCTAAACGTAAAGGTGGCAACAACAAACGTAATAAGAAGCAAGGGAGTAGCGGTCAAAAACAACAGGGTAGTATTCAACCCGATCCTCGTTGGGCAGATGAGTTAGCAAAACTCAAAGAAATGCTGGCTTCTGCGAACAATTAA
- a CDS encoding methylmalonic aciduria and homocystinuria type D protein, with protein MRSPFYLKIFQTPTGREVQVCIAPPHQFVFNHQQQLLPDWNQSVAHLIVVLQQSSISLKESNFEVAQEKDNLRAEFIRFGCTVIFGLRAQGYKSDLFDPRTGQALLAPQGKLTLNDNAVVQALLDYPVVSYQNCSLLTHPLWGNKVYPSTMATVADQKRTQFCLEQVAASQKWITKSRDY; from the coding sequence ATGCGATCGCCATTTTATCTTAAAATTTTTCAAACCCCAACAGGTAGAGAAGTTCAAGTATGTATAGCTCCTCCCCATCAATTTGTTTTCAATCATCAGCAACAGCTACTACCAGACTGGAATCAATCCGTTGCTCATCTTATTGTAGTTTTGCAACAGTCTTCAATTTCCCTTAAGGAATCTAATTTTGAAGTTGCTCAGGAGAAAGATAACTTAAGAGCAGAGTTTATTCGTTTTGGATGTACTGTAATATTTGGTTTACGAGCCCAAGGATACAAGAGCGATCTTTTCGATCCTCGCACAGGTCAGGCTCTTTTAGCTCCCCAGGGAAAGCTAACCTTAAATGATAATGCCGTAGTTCAAGCTCTGCTAGATTATCCTGTAGTCAGTTATCAGAATTGTTCTCTACTAACTCATCCCCTATGGGGGAATAAGGTTTATCCTTCCACGATGGCTACAGTTGCTGACCAAAAACGAACTCAATTTTGTCTGGAACAGGTCGCCGCGTCACAGAAGTGGATTACAAAGTCCAGAGATTATTAA
- a CDS encoding LysR family transcriptional regulator, with amino-acid sequence MRIEQLQAFIAITETGNFGQAAKKCGVTQSTISRQIQSLEQDLGLPLFHRSTQAKLTLGGEKLLPRAQRICLEWNKASKECADLIAGKQPELCIAAIHSVCAHYLPPILQQFCLDYPEVQLRVTALGSDRALKVLRDGLIDVAIVMNNRFLTASAEIELTVLYEEQVDVLMAANHPLSHLEKIPPLELVKYPQIVFKDGYGMQRLVQEWFRNQNVQIKTAMELNTLDAFRGVIRQGEMIALLPHKALIDSYNDPTLAIRPISHSEIEINTIKQGELDNVLTRQVVMVTTSDRLMIPPIAHFYKLVKNMATSSDLLTTQLIGQ; translated from the coding sequence ATGCGAATTGAGCAACTGCAAGCGTTTATAGCAATCACAGAGACGGGGAATTTTGGACAAGCAGCTAAAAAATGTGGAGTTACTCAGTCAACAATTAGTCGCCAAATACAGTCTTTAGAACAAGACTTAGGCTTACCACTATTTCATCGTAGCACCCAAGCTAAGCTAACCTTGGGTGGCGAAAAGCTACTGCCTCGTGCTCAGAGAATTTGTCTGGAATGGAATAAAGCCAGCAAAGAATGTGCTGACTTAATTGCAGGAAAGCAACCGGAGCTTTGTATTGCAGCGATTCACTCGGTCTGTGCTCATTATTTGCCGCCAATTCTACAACAGTTTTGTCTAGATTATCCTGAAGTTCAATTAAGAGTTACCGCCTTAGGCAGCGATCGCGCGTTAAAAGTTTTACGAGATGGTTTAATTGATGTGGCGATCGTGATGAATAATCGTTTTTTGACTGCCTCAGCCGAAATAGAGCTGACAGTACTCTATGAAGAACAAGTTGATGTATTGATGGCAGCTAATCATCCTCTTAGTCATCTAGAGAAAATTCCACCTTTAGAGTTAGTTAAATATCCGCAAATAGTATTTAAGGATGGTTACGGGATGCAAAGGTTGGTGCAGGAATGGTTTAGAAATCAAAATGTCCAGATTAAGACTGCTATGGAGTTAAATACTCTTGATGCTTTTCGCGGAGTAATTCGGCAAGGAGAAATGATTGCTCTGTTGCCCCATAAAGCTTTGATTGACTCCTACAACGATCCTACTTTGGCGATCCGTCCCATTTCCCACTCTGAAATAGAAATAAACACGATCAAACAAGGAGAATTAGACAATGTTTTAACTCGTCAGGTTGTAATGGTGACCACCAGCGATCGCTTGATGATTCCCCCTATCGCCCATTTCTATAAATTGGTCAAAAATATGGCGACATCTTCAGATTTATTAACTACACAATTAATTGGTCAATAG
- a CDS encoding c-type cytochrome, translated as MQKIITIVALTLVIFFSTININSDALAETAINLDRGAAVFKANCAGCHAKGGNIVRRGKNLKLRALHKNKVDTEEAIALLVKNGKNNMSAYGDKLSDEEIADVSAYVLQRAEEKWK; from the coding sequence ATGCAAAAAATAATTACTATAGTTGCTCTCACCTTGGTTATTTTTTTCAGCACCATTAATATTAATTCTGATGCTCTCGCTGAAACAGCCATAAATCTCGATCGCGGCGCAGCGGTATTTAAAGCTAATTGTGCTGGATGCCACGCTAAGGGCGGTAATATTGTTCGTCGAGGTAAAAACCTCAAGTTAAGAGCTTTACATAAAAACAAAGTAGACACGGAAGAGGCGATCGCTCTACTGGTCAAAAATGGCAAAAATAATATGTCGGCATATGGCGATAAACTCAGCGACGAAGAAATAGCAGACGTTTCTGCCTATGTGCTTCAAAGAGCTGAAGAGAAGTGGAAATAA
- a CDS encoding DEAD/DEAH box helicase family protein, whose protein sequence is MPRSPKLKFDRGTLLLHPPPKGKAWLDYATWDDRVEKFRIPAIYYRPLVEALKADDKDIIDEAREFYNLELKSTSQLEPYVHQAEALQAWKQSGRQGVVVLPTAAGKTYLAQLAMEATPRTTLIVVPTLDLMHQWYAQIEAAFPSAEVGLLGGGSRDRTPILIATYNSAAIHAETLGNRYALQIFDECHHLPTDFFKVIAEYAIAPYRLGLTATPERSDGTHRHLDTLIGKIIYRKTPEELSGAALADHKIVQMRVKLSAQEQTKYDEAIAIRNKFLRQSNISLGSLQGWQLFVQSSARSPQGRKAMLAHREAKEIALGTDAKLRILIDLISKHQAERILIFTNDNATVYRISQQFLIPAITYQTAVKERHDILTKFKAGEYKTLVASHVLNEGVDVPDARIAIILSGTGSTREYIQRLGRVLRKGNTSNKQAILYEIVTENTSEERTSERRRGNSDSNQPRQLKLITTPKPKIKKRQFKAAEESTQWNKDEE, encoded by the coding sequence CTGGTGGAAGCTCTCAAAGCAGACGACAAAGACATTATCGATGAAGCAAGAGAATTTTATAACCTCGAACTTAAGTCTACATCCCAATTAGAGCCATACGTCCACCAAGCAGAGGCTCTTCAAGCCTGGAAACAATCAGGTAGACAGGGAGTGGTGGTCTTACCTACCGCAGCAGGCAAGACTTATCTAGCACAGCTAGCTATGGAGGCTACTCCTCGCACGACTTTAATTGTGGTACCGACTTTGGATTTAATGCACCAGTGGTATGCTCAAATTGAAGCAGCTTTTCCCAGTGCTGAAGTGGGTTTATTAGGTGGTGGTTCTCGCGATCGCACTCCTATTTTGATTGCTACTTACAACAGTGCTGCGATTCATGCTGAAACTCTGGGAAATCGTTATGCTCTCCAAATCTTTGATGAGTGCCATCATTTGCCCACAGACTTTTTTAAAGTGATTGCCGAATATGCGATCGCTCCTTATCGTTTGGGGTTAACGGCTACCCCTGAACGTAGTGATGGTACCCATAGACATTTAGATACCCTAATTGGGAAAATTATCTATCGTAAAACTCCTGAAGAATTATCAGGGGCTGCCCTTGCCGATCATAAAATCGTGCAAATGCGGGTTAAATTATCAGCACAAGAACAAACAAAATACGATGAGGCGATCGCTATTCGGAATAAGTTCCTCCGTCAATCGAATATCTCTCTAGGTAGTCTTCAAGGCTGGCAGCTATTTGTGCAATCTAGCGCGCGATCGCCTCAAGGTAGAAAAGCTATGTTAGCCCATAGAGAAGCCAAAGAGATCGCTTTGGGTACAGATGCTAAGTTACGAATCTTAATTGATTTAATCAGCAAACATCAAGCGGAACGTATTCTAATTTTTACCAACGACAATGCCACTGTTTATCGTATTTCTCAACAGTTTCTCATTCCAGCTATTACCTATCAAACCGCAGTGAAAGAACGTCATGATATCCTAACTAAATTTAAAGCTGGAGAATACAAAACCCTAGTAGCTTCTCATGTGCTTAATGAAGGAGTGGATGTCCCTGATGCCCGAATTGCCATAATCCTCTCAGGCACCGGTTCGACTAGGGAATACATTCAAAGACTAGGCAGAGTATTGAGAAAAGGCAATACGAGCAATAAACAAGCCATTCTTTACGAAATTGTTACCGAAAACACTAGCGAAGAAAGAACTTCTGAACGTCGTCGAGGTAATTCTGACTCCAATCAACCTAGACAGCTAAAACTGATCACAACTCCCAAACCTAAAATCAAAAAAAGACAATTTAAAGCAGCGGAAGAATCTACACAATGGAATAAAGACGAAGAATAA
- a CDS encoding anthranilate phosphoribosyltransferase family protein yields the protein MSDEFRELLKRVGSGTHTSKNLSRDEAAMASRMMLLQEATPAQIGAFMIAHRIKRPTPEELAGILDAYDQLGLKLKINPHHDHQPVVLGNPYDGRSRTVPVTVITALILAAVDVPVVMHGGGCMPTKYGIPLIDIWQQLGVDFSGFNLAQAQDIYNQTQISFIYLPQHFDSAHNFVPLREQIGKRPPFATAELVWCPVEGEVHLVAGFVHPPTEERFRSTFKIRGTKNFTLVKGLEGSCDLSRNRTGIIAMSNSGESFERLLLNPADYSLNGSDITLESKAQAIALIQEVIQGNNSQLFPSAILNGGFYLWRFGITPTLETGFGKAEEMLAKGIVADKLSQLQTLSHSSTLSI from the coding sequence ATGAGCGATGAGTTTCGAGAACTATTAAAAAGAGTCGGTAGCGGGACTCACACTAGTAAAAACCTATCCCGTGACGAGGCAGCAATGGCATCCAGAATGATGTTATTGCAAGAAGCAACCCCTGCTCAAATTGGTGCGTTTATGATCGCTCATCGCATTAAACGGCCGACTCCAGAAGAATTGGCGGGAATACTTGATGCATACGATCAACTAGGATTAAAACTCAAAATCAATCCCCATCATGACCATCAACCAGTAGTTTTAGGTAATCCTTATGATGGGCGATCTCGAACTGTACCAGTAACAGTGATTACGGCATTGATTTTAGCTGCGGTAGACGTACCTGTAGTGATGCATGGTGGCGGCTGTATGCCAACGAAATACGGCATTCCCCTAATCGATATTTGGCAACAGTTAGGAGTAGACTTTTCAGGATTTAATTTAGCTCAAGCCCAGGATATATATAATCAAACCCAGATTAGTTTCATCTATCTTCCCCAGCATTTTGACTCAGCCCACAATTTTGTGCCTTTGCGAGAACAAATTGGTAAACGCCCTCCCTTTGCTACTGCGGAGTTAGTCTGGTGTCCCGTAGAGGGAGAAGTTCACCTAGTTGCGGGATTTGTCCATCCTCCAACTGAAGAACGGTTTCGGTCAACATTCAAAATTAGAGGAACTAAAAACTTTACTCTAGTCAAAGGTTTAGAAGGTAGTTGCGATCTTTCCCGTAATCGGACAGGAATTATTGCTATGAGTAATTCAGGGGAGAGTTTTGAACGTCTTCTACTCAACCCTGCTGACTATAGTTTAAATGGGTCTGATATCACTTTAGAATCAAAAGCTCAGGCGATCGCTTTAATTCAAGAAGTAATTCAAGGTAACAATAGTCAACTCTTTCCCAGTGCCATTTTAAATGGTGGTTTTTATCTCTGGCGTTTTGGAATCACTCCTACTTTAGAGACTGGCTTTGGCAAGGCAGAAGAAATGTTAGCTAAAGGTATAGTCGCGGATAAATTATCTCAACTACAAACCCTCAGTCACAGCAGTACCTTATCTATCTAG
- a CDS encoding RNA-binding protein gives MSIYVGNLNYEVNQEDLNEVFSEYGNVKRVHLPTDRETGRKRGFGFVEMETEAEEDKAIETLDGAEWMGRELKVNKARPRENRNSFGGGRRNDRF, from the coding sequence ATGTCAATTTACGTCGGTAACCTTAACTATGAGGTTAACCAAGAGGATTTAAACGAGGTATTTTCAGAATACGGAAATGTCAAGCGAGTTCATCTTCCTACTGACCGCGAAACAGGGCGCAAACGTGGTTTCGGCTTTGTGGAAATGGAAACAGAAGCGGAAGAAGATAAAGCCATTGAGACTCTGGATGGAGCTGAATGGATGGGTCGTGAGTTAAAAGTTAACAAAGCACGACCCCGTGAAAACAGAAATTCCTTTGGAGGTGGTCGTCGTAACGACCGCTTTTAA
- a CDS encoding universal stress protein yields MFQSCLICTDFTDGLNRFIDCVPDLAQSGLNKIIFFHSVPLWEEGEVPRIDQERVEQAEQRLQKALEQAPSEVDVRVEVLSGKPLDTIPRVLKKYPVDVIMTGTPIKSLLQEKFFGSTSTGLAKITSQPLNIIRPELITTYTREELALRCQHLWRYLLIPYNDSKTAQYLIEEIKKYAQDRPDNSLKQCMLMSVVDDCGRKSMLAEERVKEAEEKLKSVKVELEALNIEVNTLVKTGNPLQEIATAALDFDISAIAIATDYRNSLLQWTVRSFANDLMRTSWFPVLLFSPKK; encoded by the coding sequence ATGTTCCAAAGCTGCTTAATTTGCACAGATTTCACTGATGGTTTAAACCGCTTCATCGATTGTGTTCCCGACCTAGCTCAATCTGGTTTAAACAAAATTATCTTCTTTCATAGTGTTCCTCTATGGGAAGAGGGTGAAGTACCCAGAATTGATCAAGAGAGAGTAGAACAAGCAGAGCAACGTCTCCAGAAAGCTTTAGAACAAGCTCCATCTGAAGTAGATGTTCGAGTAGAAGTTCTTTCAGGGAAGCCTCTAGATACAATTCCCAGAGTCTTAAAAAAGTATCCCGTAGATGTGATCATGACCGGGACTCCGATTAAAAGCTTACTTCAGGAGAAGTTTTTTGGTAGCACCAGTACTGGACTGGCAAAAATTACTAGTCAACCCCTCAATATTATTCGTCCTGAACTAATTACCACCTATACTCGTGAAGAATTGGCTCTTCGCTGTCAACATCTTTGGCGTTATTTACTAATTCCCTACAACGATAGTAAAACTGCTCAGTATTTGATTGAAGAAATAAAGAAATACGCCCAGGATCGTCCCGATAATTCTCTTAAGCAATGTATGTTAATGTCGGTGGTAGATGACTGTGGCAGGAAGTCAATGTTAGCTGAGGAGCGAGTTAAAGAGGCTGAAGAAAAGCTGAAATCAGTTAAGGTAGAATTAGAAGCTCTTAATATTGAAGTCAACACTTTAGTTAAAACAGGTAATCCTTTGCAAGAAATAGCCACCGCAGCTTTAGATTTCGATATTAGTGCGATCGCTATTGCCACAGATTATCGCAATAGTCTACTACAGTGGACAGTTCGTAGCTTTGCCAATGATTTAATGCGTACCAGCTGGTTTCCTGTTTTGTTGTTTTCTCCTAAAAAGTAG
- the csaB gene encoding polysaccharide pyruvyl transferase CsaB codes for MSHTRAVLCGYYGMGNVGDEALLVSLLQMLPESVEPIVLSGDPQTTQKQYGVVSCHRKSTFAILKALKQSEVFIWGGGSLMQDSTSIASPIYYAGLMALAQQQGLKTIAWAQGIGPLNKTFTRWLTQQVLLNCNAISVRDLASAALLNTWQIEPLIAPDPVWALQSDTVPELEDLPSPKVAVILRSHPLLTSDRLTTLIQALQDFQAHTNSFILLIPFQPAQDMAIAKEIAAQLQQHHTIMTFPDPKQLKGVFKAVKMAIGMRLHSLIMAAAEGCSCFALSYDPKVTQLMTELDLPGYELANIPQDFREISFAWQDHYNHGKVLAQSQIKSLIEQALDHQQLLSKIMIKSS; via the coding sequence ATGAGCCATACCAGAGCAGTATTGTGCGGTTATTATGGCATGGGTAATGTTGGAGACGAAGCTTTACTGGTATCACTGTTACAAATGCTGCCAGAATCGGTTGAACCGATTGTCTTATCTGGAGACCCCCAAACTACCCAAAAACAGTATGGAGTTGTTAGTTGTCATCGCAAATCAACCTTTGCCATTCTCAAAGCTTTAAAACAATCTGAGGTGTTCATTTGGGGAGGGGGAAGTCTGATGCAAGACTCTACTAGTATTGCTAGTCCCATTTATTATGCTGGTTTAATGGCTTTGGCTCAGCAACAAGGTTTAAAAACTATCGCCTGGGCGCAGGGTATCGGTCCTTTAAATAAGACTTTTACTCGTTGGCTAACTCAACAAGTATTATTAAATTGCAATGCTATTAGTGTTAGAGATCTTGCGTCAGCAGCACTGTTAAATACCTGGCAGATTGAACCCCTGATTGCTCCCGATCCTGTGTGGGCTTTACAAAGTGATACGGTTCCTGAGTTAGAAGATTTACCTAGTCCTAAAGTGGCGGTTATTTTGCGATCGCATCCTCTGCTTACCAGCGATCGCCTGACAACATTAATCCAAGCTCTTCAAGACTTTCAAGCACATACTAATAGCTTTATTTTGTTGATTCCCTTTCAACCTGCTCAGGATATGGCGATCGCCAAAGAAATTGCGGCACAATTACAACAGCATCATACTATTATGACCTTCCCAGATCCTAAACAGCTTAAAGGAGTATTTAAAGCAGTAAAAATGGCGATCGGCATGCGTCTTCACAGCCTAATTATGGCAGCAGCAGAGGGCTGTAGCTGTTTTGCCCTTAGTTACGATCCGAAAGTTACTCAATTGATGACTGAATTAGATTTACCTGGATATGAGTTAGCAAATATCCCTCAAGACTTCCGAGAGATTAGCTTTGCGTGGCAAGATCATTACAATCACGGAAAAGTTTTAGCTCAGAGTCAAATTAAGTCTTTAATTGAGCAAGCATTAGATCATCAACAACTATTAAGCAAAATAATGATTAAAAGTTCATAA